A genome region from Bombilactobacillus bombi includes the following:
- a CDS encoding SGNH/GDSL hydrolase family protein, translated as MKKIVLFGDAILGGVHHERVTDCFTNRIQNAFADAQIINCSIPGHKTSDALTHFQRDVVNLQPDIVVLFFGANDILTTNEMKPGYFTNNLSHMITEIGPQKVVLVSPPYVDYHKHPERSWPRQLQFALAAEQMAKSYHLPFVNLLDAMQAQKQPEQYLQADGLHFNESGYDLLERLLVPAIKQAL; from the coding sequence ATGAAAAAAATAGTTCTTTTTGGAGATGCCATTTTAGGTGGCGTACATCATGAACGTGTAACTGATTGTTTTACGAATCGGATTCAAAATGCATTTGCGGATGCTCAAATCATCAATTGTTCGATTCCCGGACATAAGACTAGCGATGCGTTAACTCATTTTCAACGCGATGTTGTGAATTTACAACCAGATATTGTGGTCTTATTCTTTGGTGCCAATGACATTTTAACTACTAATGAAATGAAACCAGGCTATTTCACAAACAACTTGTCTCATATGATTACAGAAATTGGACCGCAAAAAGTGGTCTTAGTGTCACCACCTTATGTTGATTATCATAAACATCCCGAACGCAGTTGGCCTCGACAATTACAATTTGCCTTGGCTGCGGAGCAAATGGCTAAGAGCTATCATCTGCCCTTTGTTAATTTACTTGATGCGATGCAAGCACAAAAGCAACCTGAACAATATCTACAAGCTGATGGCTTACATTTTAATGAGAGTGGTTATGATTTATTGGAGCGCTTACTTGTACCCGCTATCAAACAAGCTTTATAA
- a CDS encoding amino acid permease, giving the protein MEKQELNKSLSSHQMQMIALGGTIGVGLFMGSASTIKWTGPSVLLAYALAGGILYLVMRALGEMLYIHPITGSFADFASEYVHPAAGFVTAWSNVLQWALVGISEVIAVGQYLQFWWPHFPAWIAGVVVVITLCLANLASVKAYGDLESWFAIIKVVTIILMIILGLLVIVFGVGNHGHPVGISNLWTHGGFFTGGFKGFMFSLSIVAASYQGIEVVGITAGEADNAQESIVKSIKSLVFRILIFYIGAIFVIVAIYPWNQLGSIGSPFVKTFAKVGITFAAEIINFVVLTAALSGCNSGIFSASRMLYTLAQNGDIPKIFTKVSKRKVPYWPVIAISGGILLGTILNYVLPLFTHSAANIFVLVYSSSVLPGMVPWFVILISHLRFRKLHADELVNHPFKMPGAPWTNWIALIGLTIILFFMFINPETRASIIVGVIFEVLLIVYYFVFQPASLKASKSKAN; this is encoded by the coding sequence ATGGAAAAACAAGAATTAAATAAATCCTTGTCTTCTCACCAAATGCAAATGATTGCCTTGGGTGGGACGATTGGTGTCGGCTTATTCATGGGTTCTGCGTCGACTATCAAGTGGACCGGCCCATCAGTTTTGCTGGCGTATGCGCTAGCTGGAGGAATCTTATATTTAGTGATGCGGGCTTTAGGTGAGATGCTTTATATACATCCCATTACTGGTTCTTTCGCAGATTTTGCTTCTGAATATGTACATCCAGCTGCTGGTTTTGTTACGGCTTGGAGCAACGTTCTTCAATGGGCGCTTGTAGGAATTAGTGAAGTAATAGCAGTAGGACAATATTTACAATTTTGGTGGCCCCATTTTCCAGCATGGATTGCGGGTGTAGTGGTAGTAATTACTTTATGTTTGGCTAACTTGGCTTCTGTTAAGGCTTACGGTGATTTAGAATCATGGTTTGCCATTATTAAAGTAGTTACTATTATTTTGATGATAATCTTGGGTTTATTAGTAATTGTTTTTGGAGTTGGTAACCATGGTCATCCCGTAGGTATTAGTAATTTGTGGACACATGGTGGCTTTTTCACTGGTGGATTTAAGGGATTTATGTTTTCTTTGTCAATTGTCGCAGCTTCTTATCAAGGAATTGAAGTTGTTGGTATTACAGCAGGTGAAGCAGATAATGCGCAAGAGAGCATTGTGAAGTCAATTAAATCGTTAGTTTTTCGTATTTTAATTTTTTATATCGGTGCTATCTTTGTCATTGTTGCTATTTATCCTTGGAATCAATTAGGCAGCATTGGTTCACCTTTTGTTAAAACATTTGCGAAAGTTGGAATTACTTTTGCAGCTGAGATTATTAATTTTGTAGTTTTAACAGCGGCTTTATCTGGTTGCAATTCCGGAATTTTTAGTGCTAGCCGAATGTTATACACACTAGCTCAAAATGGCGATATACCAAAAATTTTCACGAAAGTATCCAAACGTAAAGTTCCTTACTGGCCAGTAATTGCCATTTCAGGCGGAATCTTATTAGGTACAATTTTAAATTATGTTTTGCCTTTGTTTACCCATTCAGCAGCTAATATTTTTGTATTGGTATATAGCTCAAGTGTCTTACCTGGAATGGTGCCTTGGTTTGTGATTTTAATTAGCCATTTACGCTTTCGAAAATTACATGCAGATGAATTAGTGAATCATCCCTTTAAAATGCCCGGCGCACCTTGGACTAATTGGATAGCTTTAATTGGTTTAACAATAATTTTGTTCTTCATGTTTATTAATCCAGAAACACGAGCTTCAATCATTGTGGGTGTGATATTTGAAGTGCTTTTGATTGTTTATTATTTCGTCTTTCAACCTGCTAGTTTGAAAGCTTCAAAAAGCAAAGCCAATTGA